In Balaenoptera musculus isolate JJ_BM4_2016_0621 chromosome 19, mBalMus1.pri.v3, whole genome shotgun sequence, one genomic interval encodes:
- the CDT1 gene encoding DNA replication factor Cdt1 has translation MAQCRLTDFFARRRPGLRDKPTRTKPAWRTPSPAKPAPRAPAPGPGSSRKRARSPAEPTRDEPAPPARRRLRLPANAVPGPSSPAAADSPEYSSPQSTKTKKATLSASQRPCLAAQEDKVPSKVTLSELKSCLQRAQELGARVQELKASAQKNAGEPSAPEDRGHPAGLCGEEMPAYQRFHALAQPGPPGLVLPYKYQVLAEMFRSMDTIVSMLYNRSETVTFTKVKQGVQDMMRKRFEERNVGQIKTVYPGSYRFRQERYIPTFKDGVRRSDYQLTIEPLLDQQAGSAAPQLTASHLLQRRQVFSQKLVARVREHHRAFLASLNPPMEVPEDQLTRWHPRFNVDEVPDVEPAELPQPPAVEKLASAQEVLARARSLMSPRMEKALSDLAQRTAQPSSPQPPSPALPATPPATPPAALKGVSQALLERVRAKEAQQQLARMTRRPEHEQRLQRLERLPELARVLRSIFVSERKPALTMEVACARMAGSYRAAMSPGEMEKHVQLLSELLPDWLSLHRIRTDTYVKLDKAADLAGVMAQLARLARAEEAL, from the exons ATGGCGCAGTGCCGCCTCACCGACTTCTTCGCGCGCCGCCGTCCTGGGCTCCGGGACAAGCCGACGCGCACCAAGCCGGCCTGGCGCACCCCGAGTCCCGCCaagcccgcgccccgcgccccggcccccggccccggcAGCAGCCGCAAGCGCGCCCGCTCGCCCGCCGAACCCACGCGCGACGAGCCTGCGCCGCCCGCGCGCAGGAGGCTGCGGCTGCCGGCCAACGCG GTCCCTGGCCCTAGTTCCCCAGCTGCCGCTGACTCCCCAGAGTACTCTTCTCCCCAAAGCACGAAGACAAAGAAGGCCACCCTCTCAGCCAGTCAGCGACCTTGCCTGGCAGCCCAGGAGGACAAG GTGCCTTCCAAAGTCACTCTCTCTGAGCTCAAGTCGTGCCTGCAGCGGGCACAGGAGCTGGGGGCACGGGTCCAGGAGCTGAAGGCAAGTGCGCAGAAGAATGCTGGGGAACCCAGCGCGCCGGAGGACAGGGGGCACCCAGCCGGGCTGTG TGGTGAGGAGATGCCTGCCTACCAGCGCTTCCACGCCCTGGCCCAGCCGGGCCCCCCGGGCCTCGTGCTGCCCTACAAGTACCAGGTGCTGGCCGAGATGTTCCGCAGCATGGACACCATCGTGAGCATGCTCTACAACCGCTCTGAGACTGTGACCTTCACCAAGGTCAAGCAGGGCGTCCAGGACATGATGCGCAA GCGCTTTGAGGAGCGCAACGTGGGTCAGATCAAAACCGTGTACCCTGGCTCCTACCGCTTCCGCCAGGAGCGCTACATCCCCACCTTCAAGGATGGCGTCAGGAGGTCTGATTACCAGCTCACCATCGAGCCGCTGCTGGACCAGC AGGCTGGCAGTGCGGCCCCCCAGCTCACGGCGTCGCACCTGCTGCAGCGGCGCCAGGTCTTCAGCCAGAAGCTGGTAGCCCGAGTCCGGGAGCATCACAGG GCCTTCCTGGCCTCCCTGAACCCCCCCATGGAGGTGCCTGAGGACCAGCTGACACGCTGGCACCCCCGCTTCAATGTGGACGAAGTGCCTGACGTCGAGCCGGCCGAGCTGCCTCAGCCGCCCGCTGTGGAGAAGCTGGCCTCCGCCCAGGAGGTGCTGGCCCGTGCCCGCAGCCTGATGTCACCCAGG ATGGAGAAGGCTCTGAGTGACCTGGCCCAGCGCACGGCCCAGCCtagcagcccccagccccccagcccggCACTGCCAGCCACCCCCCCGGCCACGCCGCCTGCCGCTCTGAAGGGGGTGTCCCAGGCCCTGCTGGAGCGG GTCCGGGCCAAGGAGGCGCAGCAACAGCTGGCGCGGATGACGCGGCGCCCGGAGCACGAGCAGCGGCTGCAGCGGCTCGAGCGGCTGCCCGAACTGGCCCGTGTGCTGCGCAGCATCTTCGTGTCGGAGCGCAAGCCAGCGCTCACCATGGAGGTGGCCTGCGCCAGGATGGCGGGCAGCTACCGCGCGGCCATGAGCCCCG